In one Streptomyces venezuelae genomic region, the following are encoded:
- a CDS encoding potassium channel family protein produces the protein MKLPGHDAMARHPEEQHTTHRIKLPQRTVERPLRQVTRRLAMALFVLALTTVLVYIDRDGYHDNSDNRLDFLDSAYYATVTLSTTGYGDIVPYSDSARLTNILLVTPLRVLFLIILVGTTLEVLTERTREEWRLSRWRSNLREHTVVVGFGTKGRSAIQTVCATGLKPEQIVVVDPSAKVIDAATAEGFAGVVGDATRSDVLLRAEVQRARQIIIATQRDDTAVLVALTARQLNRGAKIVAAVREEENAPLLRQSGADAVITSASAAGRLLGLSVLSPSAGMVMEDLIQQGSGLDLVERPVIKAEVGLNVRETDDLVVSVVRGHRVLGYDDPAVGKLELTDRLITIVRASPGTAVAPDIKPLRPN, from the coding sequence GTGAAACTTCCCGGGCATGACGCCATGGCGCGTCACCCCGAAGAGCAGCACACGACACACCGCATCAAACTGCCCCAGCGCACGGTCGAGCGTCCGTTGCGCCAGGTCACCCGCCGTCTCGCGATGGCGCTGTTCGTGCTGGCCCTGACGACGGTCCTCGTCTACATCGACCGCGACGGCTACCACGACAACTCGGACAACCGCCTCGACTTCCTCGACTCCGCGTACTACGCGACGGTGACGCTCTCGACCACGGGATACGGCGACATCGTCCCGTACAGCGACAGCGCGCGGCTCACCAACATCCTTCTGGTCACGCCGTTGCGCGTGCTCTTCCTGATCATCCTGGTCGGCACCACTCTCGAAGTGCTCACGGAACGGACGCGCGAGGAATGGCGTCTGTCCCGCTGGAGGTCCAACTTGCGTGAACACACTGTTGTCGTCGGCTTCGGTACGAAGGGTCGTTCCGCGATCCAGACGGTCTGCGCGACCGGCTTGAAGCCGGAGCAGATCGTGGTCGTCGACCCCAGCGCGAAGGTGATCGACGCGGCCACGGCGGAGGGGTTCGCGGGCGTCGTCGGCGACGCGACGCGCAGCGATGTGCTGCTCCGCGCCGAGGTGCAGCGCGCCCGCCAGATCATCATTGCGACGCAGCGCGACGACACGGCGGTGCTGGTCGCGCTCACCGCCCGTCAGCTGAACCGCGGGGCGAAGATCGTGGCGGCGGTACGGGAAGAGGAGAACGCTCCGCTGCTCCGCCAGTCCGGCGCGGACGCCGTGATCACCAGCGCCAGTGCGGCCGGGCGGCTGCTCGGTCTCTCCGTGCTGAGCCCGAGCGCGGGCATGGTCATGGAGGACCTGATCCAGCAGGGCAGCGGCCTCGACCTCGTCGAACGCCCGGTCATAAAGGCCGAGGTGGGGCTGAACGTGCGGGAGACGGACGACCTGGTGGTGAGTGTCGTACGAGGACATCGCGTGCTCGGATACGACGATCCGGCCGTCGGGAAGCTGGAGCTGACGGACCGCCTGATCACGATCGTCCGGGCGTCACCCGGCACGGCGGTCGCCCCGGACATCAAGCCGCTGCGCCCGAACTGA
- a CDS encoding molybdopterin molybdotransferase MoeA: MTGQPASDAELDEALALVNGHRDTHGTHAAHEDHAAHDNPAHRPTSASAPSPTLPPSPSPSSPSPSSPASASAPAATTPAARSGSPEAPAPDKHRDITPWPAARARAERAATGPGTEPVDVPLHRALGMILAAPLTALTDLPSFDTSAMDGWVVGGPGPWVVRADGILAGHARPDALSDGEAVRIATGARIPQDATAVLRSEHGRTDDKGRLHALRDVVTGQDIRPRGQECRSGDHLLPAGALVTPAVLGLAAAAGYDALPVYRRPRAEVLVLGDELLTDGLPREGLIRDALGPMLPPWLHALGAEVTAVRRLGDDAEALHDAITSSTADLIVTTGGTASGPVDHVHPILRRIGAELLVDGVAVRPGHPMLLARVAAGRHLVGLPGNPLAAVSGLLTLAEPLLRTLSGRAAGCGGPVTYTAPLRDGVQGHPHDTRLVPVALRAERAVPLHFNGPAMLRGIAAADGLAVVPPGGARKGREVEVLDLPWAVPEVGTGTGAGAALYGGPMDGGHAEDSAGSGDGAQADTAAGVGTGSGAGPEAGAGPGDGAVVDGEERFT, from the coding sequence ATGACCGGGCAGCCCGCGTCGGACGCCGAGCTCGACGAGGCGCTCGCCCTGGTGAACGGGCACCGCGACACCCACGGGACCCACGCGGCCCACGAGGACCACGCGGCCCACGACAACCCCGCCCACCGGCCGACGTCGGCTTCGGCACCGTCGCCAACCCTGCCCCCCTCCCCATCCCCCTCCTCCCCATCCCCCTCCTCACCAGCCTCGGCCTCCGCCCCGGCGGCCACCACCCCCGCCGCCCGCTCCGGCAGCCCCGAAGCCCCGGCACCGGACAAGCACCGCGACATCACCCCCTGGCCCGCCGCCCGCGCCCGAGCCGAGCGGGCCGCCACCGGGCCCGGCACCGAGCCCGTGGACGTACCGCTCCACCGCGCCCTCGGCATGATCCTCGCCGCGCCGCTCACCGCCCTCACGGATCTGCCGTCCTTCGACACCTCGGCGATGGACGGCTGGGTCGTCGGCGGCCCCGGCCCCTGGGTCGTACGGGCCGACGGAATCCTCGCGGGACATGCCCGGCCGGACGCCCTCTCCGACGGCGAGGCGGTCCGGATCGCGACGGGTGCCCGCATTCCGCAGGACGCCACCGCGGTGCTGCGCAGCGAGCACGGCAGGACCGACGACAAGGGCAGGCTGCACGCCCTGCGCGACGTGGTCACCGGCCAGGACATCCGGCCGCGCGGCCAGGAGTGCCGTTCCGGTGACCATCTCCTGCCCGCCGGCGCCCTGGTGACTCCCGCCGTGCTCGGTCTCGCCGCGGCCGCCGGGTACGACGCGCTGCCGGTGTACCGCAGGCCCCGAGCCGAAGTCCTCGTCCTGGGCGACGAGTTGCTAACGGACGGCCTGCCCCGCGAAGGACTCATCCGGGACGCGCTCGGCCCGATGCTGCCGCCCTGGCTGCACGCGCTGGGCGCCGAAGTGACCGCTGTCCGGCGGCTCGGTGACGATGCCGAAGCCCTCCACGACGCGATCACCTCGTCCACCGCCGACCTGATCGTCACGACCGGCGGCACCGCGTCGGGGCCGGTCGACCACGTGCACCCCATCCTGCGCCGGATCGGCGCCGAACTGCTCGTGGACGGTGTCGCGGTGCGCCCCGGGCACCCCATGCTGCTGGCCCGCGTCGCGGCCGGGCGGCACCTCGTCGGGCTGCCCGGCAACCCGCTCGCCGCCGTGTCCGGCCTGCTCACGCTGGCCGAACCCCTGCTGCGTACGCTCTCCGGCCGCGCGGCGGGCTGCGGCGGGCCCGTCACGTACACCGCTCCCCTGCGTGACGGTGTCCAGGGGCACCCGCACGACACCCGCCTCGTCCCCGTCGCCCTGCGCGCCGAGCGTGCCGTGCCGCTGCACTTCAACGGCCCGGCGATGCTGCGCGGGATCGCGGCGGCCGACGGACTCGCCGTCGTACCGCCCGGCGGGGCGCGGAAGGGCCGGGAGGTGGAGGTCCTCGACCTGCCGTGGGCCGTTCCCGAGGTGGGCACCGGAACGGGCGCGGGCGCGGCTTTGTACGGTGGTCCGATGGACGGGGGCCATGCCGAGGACAGCGCAGGGTCCGGAGACGGAGCGCAAGCCGACACCGCAGCGGGAGTCGGCACCGGATCCGGGGCCGGGCCCGAGGCGGGGGCTGGGCCCGGGGATGGGGCAGTCGTAGACGGCGAGGAGCGTTTCACGTGA
- a CDS encoding NTP transferase domain-containing protein codes for MTTKEGGPYDAVVLAGGGAARLGGADKPGVRVGGRALIDRVLAACSGAGTTVVVAAPRPTARPVVWAREEPAGGGPLAALDAGLARTSAERVVVLSADLPFLGEQTVRRLLAELAVSGADGAVLTDPDGRDQPLVAAYRRDALLREIAVLGARDGHGHSHDPDPDHGPGGGGLTGLPLRRLTARLALTRVADPLAAFDCDTWDDIASARARIREHGNVLDEWISAVKDELGIELDVDTGALLDLARDAAHGVARPAAPLTTFLVGYAAAQAAARGGAVGGVEVVAEATRKAAALAARWADEDQQEAKPGPGQSDSAQSDSAQSDSAKPGSAPGTSPDAG; via the coding sequence GTGACCACGAAAGAGGGCGGCCCGTACGACGCCGTCGTGCTCGCCGGAGGCGGCGCCGCCCGTCTCGGCGGCGCGGACAAGCCGGGGGTGCGGGTCGGCGGCCGTGCGCTGATCGACCGGGTGCTCGCCGCCTGCTCCGGTGCCGGTACGACCGTCGTGGTGGCCGCGCCCCGGCCGACCGCGCGCCCCGTCGTCTGGGCACGCGAGGAGCCCGCGGGCGGCGGCCCGCTGGCCGCGCTCGACGCGGGGCTCGCACGCACCTCGGCGGAGCGGGTGGTCGTGCTCTCCGCCGACCTGCCGTTCCTGGGCGAACAGACCGTACGTCGTCTCCTCGCCGAGCTGGCCGTGAGCGGGGCCGACGGGGCGGTCCTCACCGACCCCGACGGCCGCGATCAGCCACTCGTCGCGGCCTATCGGCGAGACGCACTCCTGCGGGAGATCGCCGTGCTCGGCGCACGGGACGGTCACGGGCACAGCCACGACCCCGACCCCGACCACGGCCCCGGGGGTGGCGGGCTCACCGGGCTGCCGTTGCGGCGACTCACCGCGCGGCTCGCCCTCACCCGGGTCGCCGACCCCCTCGCCGCTTTCGACTGCGACACCTGGGACGACATCGCCTCCGCTCGGGCACGGATCAGGGAGCATGGCAACGTGTTGGATGAATGGATTTCCGCAGTCAAGGACGAGCTGGGCATCGAGCTCGACGTCGACACCGGCGCCCTCCTGGACCTCGCTCGCGACGCCGCGCACGGCGTGGCTAGGCCCGCGGCACCGCTGACCACGTTCCTCGTCGGGTACGCGGCGGCGCAGGCCGCGGCGCGCGGCGGAGCGGTGGGTGGCGTCGAGGTGGTGGCCGAGGCGACGCGCAAGGCCGCGGCTCTCGCGGCCCGCTGGGCGGACGAGGACCAGCAGGAGGCGAAGCCCGGCCCGGGCCAGTCCGATTCCGCCCAGTCCGACTCCGCCCAGTCCGACTCCGCGAAGCCCGGCTCCGCGCCCGGTACGTCTCCGGACGCCGGATGA
- a CDS encoding dihydrolipoamide acetyltransferase family protein, with protein MAQVLEFKLPDLGEGLTEAEVVRWLVEVGDVVTVDQPVVEVETAKAMVEVPCPYGGVVTARFGEEGTELPVGAPLLTVAVGADSGGAVSGGAPEEPAERALQTAAEHAASEESSGNVLVGYGTAAAPARRRRVRSVRVSAPLAPTPAAPAPVAPAPAPASVSAADGPVPVISPLVRKLARENDVDLRSLVGSGPDGLILRADVEAAVEARRAVAQARTSDEARKRTIEAAVRQDDELIRAGRHEARQSVEAGEEPGKAGLYSRHPLTGLRGLVADKMSRSRREIPEATCWVDADATELLAARKAMNDAMSDRDGQKVSLLALLARISVAALTRFPALNSAVDMEAREVRQFADIHLGFAAQTPRGLVVPVVRHSQSRTTGSINAELIRLTESARAGTLTPGELTGGTFTLNNYGVFGVDGSTPIINHPEAAMLGVGRIVPKPWVHQGELAVRHVVQLSLTFDHRVCDGGTAGGFLRYVADCVEQPAVLLRSV; from the coding sequence ATGGCCCAGGTCCTTGAATTCAAGCTGCCCGACCTCGGGGAAGGGCTGACCGAGGCGGAAGTCGTCCGGTGGCTCGTCGAGGTCGGTGACGTCGTGACCGTGGACCAGCCGGTCGTCGAGGTCGAGACGGCCAAGGCGATGGTCGAGGTGCCGTGCCCCTACGGAGGCGTGGTCACGGCCCGCTTCGGCGAGGAGGGCACGGAACTGCCGGTGGGGGCACCGCTGTTGACGGTGGCGGTAGGAGCGGACTCCGGCGGGGCGGTTTCGGGCGGGGCGCCTGAGGAGCCTGCCGAGCGGGCGTTGCAGACAGCCGCGGAGCACGCCGCCTCGGAGGAGTCCTCCGGCAACGTGCTGGTCGGGTACGGGACGGCTGCGGCGCCCGCGCGGCGCCGCAGGGTGCGGTCCGTGCGGGTCTCCGCCCCGCTGGCTCCCACGCCCGCCGCCCCGGCTCCGGTCGCGCCCGCGCCCGCCCCCGCTTCCGTTTCCGCTGCCGACGGGCCGGTTCCGGTGATCTCGCCCCTCGTACGGAAGCTCGCGCGGGAGAACGACGTCGACCTGCGGAGTCTGGTGGGGTCCGGGCCGGACGGGTTGATCCTGCGGGCCGATGTCGAGGCTGCCGTCGAGGCGCGCCGGGCGGTGGCGCAGGCCCGGACGTCCGACGAGGCACGCAAGCGGACGATCGAGGCAGCCGTTCGGCAGGACGACGAGCTGATCCGTGCGGGGCGTCACGAAGCACGGCAGAGCGTGGAGGCCGGGGAGGAGCCGGGCAAGGCAGGCCTCTACTCCCGGCACCCGCTGACCGGACTCCGTGGTCTCGTCGCCGACAAGATGTCCCGCAGTCGCCGTGAGATACCGGAGGCGACCTGCTGGGTCGACGCGGACGCGACCGAACTGCTGGCGGCCCGCAAGGCCATGAACGACGCGATGTCGGACCGTGACGGCCAGAAGGTGTCGCTGCTCGCGCTCCTCGCGCGGATCAGCGTGGCCGCGCTGACCCGCTTCCCGGCGCTCAACTCCGCCGTGGACATGGAGGCACGTGAGGTGCGGCAGTTCGCCGACATCCACCTCGGCTTCGCCGCGCAGACCCCGCGGGGCCTGGTCGTCCCCGTGGTGCGGCACTCGCAGTCGCGGACGACCGGCTCGATCAACGCGGAGCTCATACGGCTGACGGAGTCCGCGCGCGCGGGAACCCTCACGCCGGGGGAGCTCACCGGAGGCACCTTCACCCTCAACAACTACGGCGTGTTCGGCGTCGACGGCTCCACGCCGATCATCAACCACCCCGAGGCGGCCATGCTCGGCGTGGGCCGGATCGTGCCCAAGCCGTGGGTGCACCAGGGCGAGTTGGCCGTGCGGCACGTCGTGCAGTTGTCGCTCACCTTCGACCACCGGGTGTGCGACGGCGGTACGGCGGGTGGCTTCCTGCGGTACGTGGCGGACTGTGTCGAGCAGCCGGCGGTGTTGCTGCGGTCGGTGTGA
- a CDS encoding alpha-ketoacid dehydrogenase subunit beta: MSTVAAKPVTKSATKPATMAQALGRALRDSMAEDPSVHVLGEDVGALGGVFRVTDGLAAEFGEDRCTDTPLAEAGILGTAVGMAMYGLRPVVEMQFDAFAYPAFEQLISHVARMRNRTRGAMPLPITVRVPYGGGIGGVEHHSDSSEAYYIATPGLHVVTPATVSDAYGLLRASIASDDPVVFLEPKRLYWSKADWNPDAPQTVEPIGRAVVRRPGRSATLITYGPSVPVCLEAAEAARAEGWDLEVVDLRSLVPFDDETVAASVWRTGRAVVVHESGGFGGPGGEIAARVTERCFHHLEAPVLRVAGFDIPYPPPMLEKHHLPGVDRILDAVARLQWEADS; this comes from the coding sequence ATGAGCACGGTCGCGGCCAAGCCGGTCACCAAATCGGCGACCAAGCCGGCCACCATGGCGCAGGCGCTCGGGCGCGCGCTGCGGGACTCGATGGCCGAGGACCCGTCCGTCCACGTCCTCGGAGAGGACGTCGGAGCGCTCGGCGGTGTCTTCAGGGTCACCGACGGGCTCGCCGCGGAGTTCGGCGAGGACCGCTGCACCGACACGCCCCTCGCCGAGGCCGGCATCCTCGGCACGGCGGTCGGCATGGCGATGTACGGGCTGCGGCCCGTCGTCGAGATGCAGTTCGACGCCTTCGCATACCCCGCCTTCGAGCAGTTGATCTCGCACGTGGCGCGGATGCGGAACCGTACGCGGGGCGCGATGCCGCTGCCCATCACCGTGCGCGTGCCCTACGGCGGCGGCATCGGCGGCGTCGAGCACCACAGCGACTCCTCCGAGGCGTACTACATCGCGACGCCCGGCCTCCATGTCGTCACGCCCGCCACGGTGTCCGACGCCTACGGCCTGTTGCGCGCCTCCATCGCATCCGACGACCCCGTGGTCTTCCTGGAGCCGAAGCGGCTGTACTGGTCGAAGGCCGACTGGAACCCGGACGCCCCGCAGACCGTTGAACCGATAGGCCGCGCGGTGGTGCGGCGCCCCGGACGCAGCGCCACGCTCATCACGTACGGACCGTCCGTGCCCGTCTGCCTGGAGGCGGCCGAGGCGGCCCGCGCCGAGGGCTGGGACCTCGAAGTGGTCGACCTGCGCTCCCTGGTGCCGTTCGACGACGAGACGGTCGCCGCGTCCGTGTGGCGGACCGGGCGGGCCGTCGTCGTCCACGAGTCCGGCGGCTTCGGTGGCCCCGGCGGCGAGATCGCCGCGCGCGTCACCGAGCGGTGCTTCCACCACCTGGAGGCGCCGGTGCTGCGGGTGGCGGGATTCGACATCCCGTATCCGCCGCCGATGCTGGAGAAGCACCATCTCCCGGGCGTCGACCGGATCCTGGACGCGGTCGCGCGGCTGCAGTGGGAGGCGGACAGCTGA
- the pdhA gene encoding pyruvate dehydrogenase (acetyl-transferring) E1 component subunit alpha, producing MTVMEQRGAYRPTPPPAWQPRTDPAPLLPDAEPYRVLGTGAADKVDPELLRRLYAELVRGRRYNTQATALTKQGRLAVYPSSTGQEACEIAAALALEERDWLFPSYRDTLAVVARGLAPASALTLLRGDWHTGYDPREHHIAPLSTPLATQLPHAVGLAHAARLKGDGVVALAMVGDGGTSEGDFHEALNFAAVWQAPVVFLVQNNGFAISVPLAKQTAAPSLAHKAVGYGMPGRLVDGNDAAAMHEVLSEAVARAREGGGPTLVEAVTYRMEAHTNADDATRYRQDTDVDAWRDHDPILLMERELTERGLLDDDLKRQAADDAEAMAADLREHMNQEPVLDPMDLFTHVYAEQTSQLREQAAQLRAELEVASEEEVASGEAEEETR from the coding sequence ATGACGGTCATGGAGCAGCGGGGCGCCTACCGGCCCACCCCGCCCCCCGCTTGGCAGCCCAGGACCGACCCCGCGCCGCTGCTGCCGGACGCGGAGCCGTACCGCGTTCTGGGCACCGGCGCCGCCGACAAGGTCGACCCGGAGCTGCTGCGCAGGCTCTACGCGGAGCTCGTGCGCGGCCGTCGGTACAACACGCAGGCGACGGCGCTGACCAAGCAGGGCAGGCTCGCGGTCTATCCCTCCAGCACCGGGCAGGAGGCGTGCGAGATCGCCGCCGCCCTCGCCCTGGAGGAGCGGGACTGGCTCTTCCCCAGTTATCGGGACACGCTCGCCGTGGTCGCCCGCGGCCTCGCCCCCGCGAGCGCGCTGACGCTGCTGCGCGGCGACTGGCACACCGGGTACGACCCGCGAGAGCACCACATAGCGCCTCTGAGCACCCCTCTTGCGACCCAGCTCCCGCACGCCGTGGGCCTCGCGCACGCGGCCCGGCTCAAGGGCGACGGGGTCGTCGCGCTCGCCATGGTCGGTGACGGCGGCACCAGTGAGGGCGACTTCCACGAGGCGTTGAACTTCGCCGCGGTGTGGCAGGCCCCCGTCGTCTTCCTCGTGCAGAACAACGGCTTCGCGATCTCCGTGCCGCTCGCCAAGCAGACCGCGGCCCCGTCCCTGGCCCACAAGGCCGTGGGGTACGGCATGCCGGGTCGCCTGGTCGACGGCAACGACGCGGCGGCGATGCACGAGGTGCTGAGCGAAGCGGTCGCCCGCGCGCGTGAGGGCGGCGGCCCGACGCTCGTCGAGGCGGTCACGTACCGCATGGAGGCGCACACCAACGCCGACGACGCCACGCGCTACCGACAGGACACCGATGTCGACGCCTGGCGCGACCACGACCCGATCCTGCTCATGGAGCGGGAGCTGACGGAGCGCGGACTTCTGGACGACGACCTGAAGCGGCAGGCGGCCGACGACGCCGAGGCCATGGCCGCCGACCTGCGCGAGCACATGAACCAGGAGCCCGTGCTCGACCCCATGGACCTCTTCACGCACGTGTACGCCGAGCAGACCTCCCAACTCAGGGAGCAGGCGGCACAGTTGCGGGCCGAGCTCGAAGTGGCCTCGGAAGAGGAAGTGGCCTCGGGAGAGGCTGAGGAGGAAACCCGATGA
- a CDS encoding Lrp/AsnC family transcriptional regulator — protein sequence MASERMADGQDGDRPEPQIPDPRPLDAIDRDILQILHTDGRASIRSVAERVHVSRANAYARINRLIDDGVIRGFGARINHERAGQGASAYITLKIVQNTWRTVREHLRTLPGASHIALVSGDFDVLLLVHTPDNRALRELVLTRLQSIPEVLSTRTLLVFEEDDMEPES from the coding sequence ATGGCATCTGAACGAATGGCCGACGGGCAGGACGGCGACCGCCCGGAGCCGCAGATACCGGATCCGCGCCCCCTGGACGCGATAGACCGCGACATCCTCCAGATCCTGCACACGGACGGTCGCGCGTCGATACGCTCCGTGGCCGAGCGGGTCCATGTGTCACGGGCCAACGCGTACGCGCGCATCAACCGCCTCATCGACGACGGGGTCATCCGGGGTTTCGGGGCGCGCATCAACCACGAACGCGCCGGGCAGGGCGCGTCCGCGTACATCACGCTCAAGATCGTCCAGAACACCTGGCGCACCGTGCGCGAGCATCTGCGCACTCTTCCCGGCGCGTCCCACATCGCCCTCGTCAGCGGCGACTTCGACGTACTGCTCCTGGTGCACACGCCCGACAACCGGGCCCTGCGCGAGCTGGTGCTCACCCGACTGCAGTCCATCCCCGAAGTGCTCAGCACGCGTACGTTGCTGGTCTTCGAGGAGGACGACATGGAGCCGGAGAGCTGA
- a CDS encoding TetR/AcrR family transcriptional regulator, with protein sequence MTTARRDTYTPETLLSVAVRVFNERGYDGTSMEHLSKAAGISKSSIYHHVAGKEELLRRAVSRALDGLFGILAEEHARVGSAVQRLEYVTRRTVEVLVAELPYVTLLLRVRGNTDTERWAMERRREFDQQVAALLKEAVADGDLRSDVELRLATRLLFGMINSIVEWYRPESRGAANGEQIADAVVQLAFSGLRTDR encoded by the coding sequence ATGACCACCGCCCGGCGCGACACGTACACCCCGGAGACGCTTCTGAGCGTGGCCGTCCGGGTCTTCAACGAGCGCGGCTACGACGGCACGTCCATGGAGCACCTCTCCAAGGCGGCCGGTATCTCCAAGTCCTCCATCTACCACCACGTGGCCGGCAAGGAGGAACTGCTGCGCCGTGCCGTGAGCCGGGCGCTCGACGGGCTCTTCGGGATCCTCGCCGAGGAGCACGCGCGCGTGGGCAGTGCGGTGCAGCGGCTGGAGTACGTGACGCGCCGCACCGTCGAGGTGCTGGTGGCCGAACTGCCCTATGTGACGCTGCTGCTGCGGGTGCGCGGCAACACGGACACCGAGCGCTGGGCCATGGAGCGGCGCAGGGAGTTCGACCAGCAGGTGGCGGCGCTGCTCAAGGAGGCCGTCGCCGACGGTGACCTGCGCTCCGACGTCGAACTGCGGCTCGCCACCCGGCTGCTCTTCGGCATGATCAACTCGATCGTGGAGTGGTACCGGCCGGAGAGCCGGGGCGCCGCCAACGGCGAGCAGATCGCCGACGCGGTCGTGCAGCTGGCCTTCTCGGGTCTGCGCACGGACCGCTGA
- a CDS encoding 3-hydroxyacyl-CoA dehydrogenase: MTALELSSAVAVVGTGTMGQGIAQVALVAGHPVRLYDAAPGRAKAAADAIGARLDRLVEKGRLTAEDRAAAAARLTPAESLAELADCGLVVEAILEQLDVKQRLFLDLEEVVAEDCLLATNTSSLSVTAIAGALRAPGRFVGLHFFNPAPLLPLVEVVSGFATEETAATRAYETAKTWGKTPVRCADTPGFIVNRIARPFYAEALRLYEERVADPATIDAVLRECGGFKMGPFELTDLIGQDVNEAVTRSVWESFFQDPKFTPSLAQRRLVESRRLGRKSGQGWYAYGDDVSRAEPHTAPPAKAPQSVTVHGDLFPADALTALMGEAGIRVGRGKGVPEYPGFIELPSGARLALADGTAADTGTEPAIHFDLALDYRAATRIALSPSSRVGEQSLKEAIGLFQALGKKVSVIGHAPGMIVARTVWMLVDFALDAVGREVADAEDIDTAMRLGVNYPLGPVAWGRNLTTYRVAEALDALHDEYPTGRYAPSQALRRQAVREEYS, translated from the coding sequence ATGACAGCACTCGAGCTCAGCAGCGCCGTTGCCGTGGTCGGTACCGGAACCATGGGGCAGGGCATCGCCCAGGTCGCCCTGGTCGCCGGCCACCCCGTGCGGCTGTACGACGCCGCGCCGGGCCGCGCGAAAGCGGCGGCCGACGCGATCGGTGCGCGCCTGGACCGGCTCGTCGAGAAGGGCAGGCTGACCGCCGAGGATCGTGCCGCGGCCGCCGCCCGGCTCACCCCCGCCGAGAGCCTCGCGGAGCTCGCCGACTGCGGTCTCGTCGTCGAGGCGATCCTCGAACAACTCGACGTGAAACAGCGGCTGTTCCTGGACCTCGAGGAGGTCGTCGCCGAGGACTGTCTGCTCGCCACCAACACGTCGTCCCTCTCGGTGACCGCCATCGCGGGCGCCCTGCGCGCCCCGGGCCGCTTCGTCGGACTGCACTTCTTCAACCCGGCGCCCCTGCTGCCTCTCGTCGAGGTCGTCAGCGGATTCGCGACGGAGGAGACGGCGGCCACGCGCGCGTACGAGACGGCCAAAACCTGGGGGAAGACCCCGGTGCGCTGTGCGGACACCCCCGGCTTCATCGTCAACCGCATCGCACGGCCCTTCTACGCCGAGGCGCTGCGCCTGTACGAGGAGCGGGTCGCCGACCCCGCCACGATCGACGCCGTCCTGCGCGAGTGCGGAGGATTCAAGATGGGCCCCTTCGAGCTCACCGACCTCATCGGCCAGGACGTCAACGAAGCCGTCACGCGCTCCGTGTGGGAGTCCTTCTTCCAGGACCCCAAGTTCACGCCGTCGCTGGCGCAGCGCCGCCTCGTGGAGTCGCGCCGCCTCGGCCGGAAGTCGGGGCAGGGCTGGTACGCGTACGGGGACGACGTCTCGCGCGCGGAGCCGCACACCGCGCCGCCCGCGAAGGCGCCACAGTCCGTCACCGTGCACGGTGACCTCTTCCCGGCGGACGCGCTCACCGCCCTCATGGGAGAGGCGGGCATCCGGGTCGGACGCGGCAAGGGGGTACCCGAGTACCCCGGCTTCATCGAGCTCCCCAGTGGGGCCCGGCTCGCCCTGGCCGACGGCACGGCCGCCGACACCGGCACCGAGCCCGCCATCCACTTCGACCTGGCGCTGGACTACCGGGCCGCCACCAGGATCGCCCTCTCCCCTTCGAGCAGGGTCGGCGAGCAGTCCCTGAAGGAGGCGATCGGCCTCTTCCAGGCGCTCGGCAAGAAGGTCAGCGTCATCGGGCACGCCCCCGGCATGATCGTCGCCCGCACGGTGTGGATGCTCGTCGACTTCGCCCTCGACGCCGTCGGGCGCGAGGTCGCGGACGCCGAGGACATCGACACCGCCATGCGGCTCGGCGTCAACTACCCGCTCGGGCCCGTCGCATGGGGCCGCAACCTCACCACGTACCGGGTCGCAGAGGCCCTCGACGCCCTGCACGACGAGTACCCCACCGGGCGTTACGCGCCCTCCCAGGCACTGCGGCGCCAAGCCGTGCGAGAGGAGTACTCATGA